One Gemmatimonas sp. DNA window includes the following coding sequences:
- a CDS encoding HEAT repeat domain-containing protein has product MPEVLSSVARLCALARVGRVVLDRRQLTRATDPGVPEGVVAMGKALELHGLDAIELATTMTDAEFLKLAGLLIGEQRGDAVQLMETADAMSIWNIRFLSAHTGEFVRVPSAPIAAAARPLSQPVAGPGAGPVAPPSTSAPSGIPAEVEARFSRIELAMARGDGVSLCRELGELSLPTHFARAATPMVLQTVVEQLLDTKVPSDEVIALLQRAGPAGARATFLQLIAAIDVGDRRMLYDAMASLAATPDVAKEYLTHDVWYVVRNAVCLLGETRAQSAISAIGQALRHADYRVRMAAVVSLGQIGGPIALARLESVLFDQSVDVRTRALSIVFAAPDGEPLPDRLVGVLNEEQAIEYQMEIVAALGHLQTPRARHRLQQVCETAVNSFEGTELRIAAIEALRRGHPEGADAMLLKLQDDPSPMIRERIAAMLR; this is encoded by the coding sequence CCGAGGGCGTGGTGGCCATGGGGAAGGCGCTCGAGCTGCACGGACTCGACGCCATTGAGTTGGCGACCACGATGACCGACGCGGAGTTCCTGAAGCTCGCCGGCCTGCTGATCGGAGAGCAGCGAGGCGATGCGGTGCAGCTGATGGAGACGGCGGACGCAATGTCGATCTGGAACATCCGCTTTCTCTCGGCCCACACCGGAGAGTTCGTGCGCGTCCCGTCGGCCCCGATAGCCGCCGCCGCCCGCCCGTTGTCGCAGCCAGTGGCGGGGCCAGGGGCGGGGCCCGTGGCGCCGCCTTCCACCTCGGCGCCTTCGGGGATACCGGCGGAAGTCGAAGCCCGTTTCAGCCGCATCGAGCTGGCGATGGCGCGCGGCGATGGCGTAAGCCTCTGCCGCGAGCTTGGGGAGCTCTCGCTTCCGACGCACTTCGCGAGGGCCGCCACGCCAATGGTGCTGCAGACGGTGGTCGAGCAGCTTCTGGATACGAAGGTGCCTTCCGACGAGGTGATCGCCCTGCTGCAGCGCGCCGGCCCCGCCGGAGCCCGCGCCACCTTCCTCCAGCTGATCGCGGCCATCGATGTGGGTGACCGTCGCATGCTGTATGACGCGATGGCGTCGCTCGCCGCGACCCCGGACGTGGCGAAGGAGTATCTCACACACGACGTCTGGTATGTGGTTCGGAACGCCGTCTGCCTGCTGGGCGAAACGCGAGCGCAGTCGGCGATCAGCGCGATCGGACAAGCGCTGCGCCACGCCGACTATCGCGTTCGTATGGCTGCCGTGGTGTCACTCGGTCAGATCGGCGGACCGATCGCGCTCGCCCGTCTCGAATCGGTGCTCTTCGACCAGTCCGTCGACGTGCGCACGCGCGCCCTCTCGATCGTGTTCGCCGCTCCCGATGGCGAGCCGCTGCCGGACCGGCTGGTTGGCGTGTTGAACGAGGAACAGGCGATCGAGTATCAGATGGAGATCGTGGCCGCCCTCGGCCATCTGCAAACGCCCCGCGCGCGCCACCGCCTGCAGCAAGTCTGTGAAACCGCCGTAAACAGCTTCGAAGGGACCGAGTTGCGCATCGCCGCCATCGAGGCGCTGCGACGCGGCCACCCGGAGGGGGCCGACGCCATGTTGCTCAAGCTGCAGGACGATCCAAGCCCGATGATCCGAGAGCGGATCGCTGCGATGCTCCGGTAG
- a CDS encoding ABC transporter permease — MSPLTLALRMLRKTPFVTSIAIASLALGIGANAAIFSLFDQMLLRALPVNEPAQLVNLSAPGPKPGSTNCGQAGDCEEVVSYPMFRDLELKQTPFSGFAAHVLFGANLSIKNEAMTGQGMFVSGSYFGVLGVAPAIGRLLQPADDAVIGANFVTVLSYDFWQEHYGGDRAILGQTILVNGKSLTVVGVAPAGFRGTTLGAQPALYAPISMRAAITTWRPAFDNRRSYWVYVFGRLKPGVSIEQASSQLNTTYKPILADVEAPLQESMSDATMKLFKAKSLLLTPGARGQSSIHREAKTPLYMLFAITVTVLLIACANIANLLLARGATRATEMGVRLALGATRRQLLVQLLTESLVLALLGGVVSLLVAVWTLRAIGSLMPPEASTTINLSLQPSMVIFAAATAISTGLLFGLFPALHSTRSDLITVIRAGAGQIAGGRAASRFRTALVTAQISLSMALLISAGLFLKSLVNVSRADLGLNVDHVATFSITPMRSGYDSTRAAVLYERVEQELAAIPGATGVTSSLVPLLAGNNWGNDVRVQGFAHGPDIDANSRFNAIGAAYLKTIGMQLLAGREFTESDRLGSSKVVLINEAFAKKFNLGTNPIGKFMSEGEDSLDLQIVGLVKDAKYAQVKDDVPPVFYTPWRQRGSVSGLYFYVNGTIPPEQLLKSISAIMKRIDPTVPVEDLKTMPQQIRENVFLDRLISIMASAFAVLATLLAAVGLYGVLAYSVAQRTREIGVRMALGADGGRVRALVMRQVGAMTLVGSVVGIAAAFALGRAAQSQLYKLEGHDPVVFAAAVVLLTLVALTAGYLPARRAAQVDPMHALRFD, encoded by the coding sequence ATGAGTCCCCTCACGCTCGCCTTGCGCATGCTGCGCAAGACGCCCTTCGTCACGTCGATCGCCATCGCCTCCTTGGCACTGGGGATCGGCGCGAATGCGGCCATTTTTTCGCTCTTTGATCAAATGCTGCTTCGCGCGCTGCCTGTCAATGAACCGGCGCAGCTCGTGAATTTGTCGGCCCCGGGTCCGAAGCCGGGATCGACCAATTGCGGGCAGGCGGGCGACTGCGAGGAGGTCGTCAGCTACCCGATGTTCCGTGATCTGGAGCTGAAGCAAACTCCGTTCAGCGGCTTCGCCGCGCACGTGCTGTTCGGGGCGAATCTCTCCATCAAAAATGAAGCGATGACGGGGCAGGGGATGTTCGTCTCCGGCTCCTACTTTGGAGTGCTCGGCGTTGCACCGGCCATCGGACGCCTGCTGCAGCCGGCCGACGACGCCGTGATCGGCGCCAATTTCGTGACCGTCCTCAGCTATGACTTCTGGCAGGAACACTACGGCGGAGACCGGGCGATCCTTGGCCAGACCATTCTCGTCAATGGTAAGTCGCTGACCGTGGTCGGCGTGGCCCCCGCCGGCTTTCGCGGCACGACGCTGGGGGCGCAGCCGGCGCTCTATGCGCCGATCAGCATGCGGGCGGCCATCACGACGTGGCGCCCGGCCTTCGACAATCGCCGGAGCTATTGGGTGTACGTGTTCGGGCGCCTCAAGCCGGGCGTGTCGATCGAACAGGCCAGCTCGCAGCTCAACACCACCTACAAGCCGATCCTCGCCGACGTCGAGGCGCCGCTACAGGAAAGCATGAGCGACGCCACCATGAAGCTCTTCAAGGCCAAGTCGCTGCTGCTCACGCCGGGCGCTCGCGGGCAGAGCAGCATTCACCGCGAAGCGAAGACGCCGCTGTACATGCTCTTCGCGATCACCGTGACGGTGCTACTGATCGCCTGCGCCAACATCGCGAACCTCCTGCTGGCCCGTGGTGCCACGCGCGCCACGGAGATGGGCGTGCGGCTCGCCTTGGGAGCCACGCGGCGACAATTGCTGGTCCAGCTTCTCACCGAATCGCTGGTGCTCGCGCTGCTCGGTGGCGTGGTCAGCCTGCTGGTCGCCGTCTGGACGCTGCGCGCCATCGGATCCTTGATGCCGCCGGAAGCATCGACCACGATCAACCTCTCGTTGCAGCCGTCGATGGTGATCTTCGCGGCGGCCACGGCGATCAGCACCGGCCTTCTCTTCGGACTCTTCCCGGCGCTGCACAGCACGCGCTCGGATCTCATCACGGTGATCCGCGCCGGCGCCGGACAAATTGCCGGCGGCCGCGCGGCCTCGCGCTTCCGTACCGCGCTCGTGACCGCGCAGATCTCGCTCTCCATGGCCTTGCTGATCTCGGCCGGTCTCTTTCTCAAGAGCCTCGTGAACGTGAGTAGGGCCGATCTCGGGCTCAATGTCGACCACGTTGCGACCTTCTCCATCACCCCGATGCGCAGTGGCTACGACAGCACACGCGCGGCCGTGCTGTACGAGCGGGTGGAGCAGGAGTTGGCGGCGATCCCCGGTGCCACCGGCGTCACGTCATCGCTGGTGCCGCTGCTGGCCGGCAACAACTGGGGCAACGATGTGCGCGTGCAGGGCTTCGCACATGGCCCCGACATCGACGCCAACTCGCGCTTCAATGCCATCGGCGCTGCCTACCTGAAAACGATTGGCATGCAGCTGTTGGCCGGCCGCGAGTTCACCGAGAGCGATCGCCTCGGCAGCAGCAAGGTGGTGCTCATCAACGAAGCCTTCGCGAAGAAGTTCAATCTCGGCACGAATCCCATCGGCAAGTTCATGTCGGAGGGCGAAGACTCGCTCGACCTGCAGATCGTCGGCCTCGTGAAGGATGCCAAGTATGCACAGGTGAAAGACGACGTCCCGCCGGTGTTCTACACACCCTGGCGCCAGCGGGGCTCAGTGAGTGGCCTCTACTTCTACGTGAACGGCACGATCCCACCGGAGCAGCTCCTGAAGAGCATCAGCGCGATCATGAAGCGCATCGATCCCACGGTGCCGGTGGAAGATCTGAAGACGATGCCGCAGCAGATTCGCGAGAACGTGTTCCTGGACCGTCTGATCAGCATCATGGCCTCCGCATTCGCGGTGCTCGCCACGCTGCTGGCGGCGGTGGGCCTGTACGGCGTGCTCGCCTACTCCGTCGCGCAGCGGACCCGCGAGATCGGCGTGCGCATGGCGCTCGGTGCCGACGGCGGCCGCGTGCGTGCGCTCGTCATGCGACAAGTCGGAGCGATGACGCTCGTGGGTTCCGTGGTCGGCATTGCCGCCGCCTTTGCACTCGGCCGTGCCGCGCAGTCGCAGCTCTACAAGCTCGAAGGGCACGATCCCGTGGTGTTCGCGGCCGCGGTCGTCCTGCTCACTCTCGTCGCCCTCACGGCAGGCTATCTGCCCGCGCGCCGAGCGGCGCAGGTCGATCCCATGCATGCGCTGCGCTTCGACTGA
- a CDS encoding HlyD family efflux transporter periplasmic adaptor subunit has protein sequence MDIVRTPTKSYKRQIIIGAAITGIVLVTVALTRLDPAVPTVQSAAVVIDTVKQGDVVREVRGPGTLVPEHIRWITAQASARVERVNTESGSAVQAGDLLLELSNPDLQIQTMQAEQQVQQAQIDLLNLRTNLRSAILTQEGTVASVRTQYVSSSQEARAADSLVRMGLVPAFEATNRKASAEEFTTRVRIEQERLSLMRQAIDSQIAVQASRVVQLRAIADNQQARLRSLQVRAPDAGVLQELTLQLGQWVPEGTTLAKVVQPGQLKAVLRIPESQAKDVQLGQRATIDTRNGLVSGNVMRKDPSAQGGSVTIDVALEGALPSGAVPDLSVDGTIVIDRMANVRYSGRPASSAGSGTTSVFRLEADGATAVRVPVTLGRSSVNTIEILNGLSVGDRIILSDMSSYANVNRVRIR, from the coding sequence ATGGATATCGTTCGTACTCCCACGAAGTCGTACAAACGGCAGATCATCATCGGCGCCGCAATCACCGGTATCGTGCTCGTGACGGTGGCCCTCACGCGTCTCGATCCGGCGGTACCCACCGTGCAGAGCGCCGCGGTGGTGATCGACACGGTGAAGCAGGGCGACGTGGTGCGTGAGGTGCGCGGCCCCGGTACGCTTGTGCCTGAACACATTCGCTGGATCACGGCGCAGGCCTCGGCGCGCGTGGAGCGCGTGAACACCGAGTCGGGCAGCGCGGTGCAGGCCGGTGATCTGTTGCTCGAGCTGTCGAATCCCGACTTGCAGATTCAAACCATGCAGGCCGAGCAGCAGGTACAGCAGGCCCAGATCGACTTGCTCAATCTGCGGACGAACTTGCGGAGCGCGATCCTCACGCAGGAGGGCACGGTGGCCTCCGTGCGCACGCAGTACGTGAGCAGTTCGCAGGAAGCGCGCGCCGCCGACTCGCTGGTGCGTATGGGTTTAGTCCCCGCGTTCGAGGCCACGAATCGCAAGGCGTCGGCGGAAGAGTTCACGACACGTGTGCGCATCGAACAAGAACGCCTGTCGCTCATGCGGCAGGCCATCGATTCACAGATCGCGGTGCAGGCGTCGCGCGTGGTGCAGTTACGCGCGATCGCCGACAACCAACAGGCACGGCTGCGATCGCTGCAGGTGCGCGCTCCCGACGCCGGCGTGCTGCAGGAACTCACGCTGCAGCTCGGACAGTGGGTACCCGAGGGCACGACGCTCGCGAAAGTCGTGCAGCCCGGTCAGCTCAAGGCCGTGTTGCGCATTCCGGAGTCGCAGGCGAAAGACGTGCAGCTCGGACAGCGCGCCACCATCGATACACGCAACGGACTCGTGAGCGGCAACGTGATGCGCAAAGACCCCTCGGCCCAGGGCGGATCGGTCACCATCGACGTCGCACTCGAGGGCGCGCTGCCCTCGGGCGCCGTGCCCGATCTCAGCGTGGATGGCACGATCGTGATCGACCGCATGGCCAACGTGCGCTACTCGGGGCGCCCGGCATCGAGCGCCGGCTCAGGCACCACCTCGGTGTTCCGGCTCGAGGCCGACGGCGCCACCGCCGTACGCGTGCCCGTCACCCTCGGCCGCAGCAGCGTGAACACCATCGAGATCCTGAACGGGCTCTCCGTGGGCGACCGCATCATCCTGTCGGACATGAGCAGCTACGCGAACGTGAATCGCGTGCGCATCAGATAA
- a CDS encoding ABC transporter ATP-binding protein: MSEPLIHMKGIRKVFYTDEVETHALADVHFDIRTGEYVAIAGPSGCGKTTLLAILGLLDTPSSGDYRISGTSVGQLAPADRARVRNREIGFIFQAFNLIGDLTVWENVELPLTYRDMDAAERKERVQKALERVGMTHRSKHYPPQLSGGQQQRVAVARAVAGDPAILLADEPTGNLDSKNGEAVMDLLRELHGNGSTICMVTHDARYAQHADRTVQLFDGKVLEVVA; the protein is encoded by the coding sequence ATGTCGGAACCACTGATTCACATGAAGGGCATACGGAAAGTGTTCTACACCGATGAGGTGGAGACGCACGCACTCGCCGACGTGCACTTCGATATCCGCACAGGCGAGTACGTCGCCATCGCCGGCCCGTCAGGCTGCGGCAAGACGACGCTGCTCGCCATCCTCGGGCTGCTCGATACGCCGTCGTCGGGCGACTATCGCATCTCGGGTACCTCGGTGGGACAGCTCGCACCCGCCGACCGGGCTCGTGTTCGCAATCGCGAAATCGGCTTCATCTTTCAAGCGTTCAACCTGATCGGCGATCTCACGGTGTGGGAGAATGTGGAGCTGCCGCTCACCTATCGGGACATGGATGCCGCCGAGCGGAAGGAGCGCGTGCAGAAGGCGCTGGAGCGCGTGGGGATGACCCACCGCTCCAAGCACTATCCGCCGCAGCTCTCGGGCGGTCAGCAGCAGCGCGTGGCCGTAGCCCGTGCGGTGGCCGGCGATCCGGCGATTCTGCTGGCCGACGAGCCGACCGGCAATCTCGACTCCAAGAACGGCGAGGCGGTCATGGACCTGCTGCGCGAGCTGCACGGGAACGGTTCTACGATCTGCATGGTGACGCACGACGCGCGCTATGCACAACATGCTGACCGGACGGTACAGCTGTTCGACGGAAAAGTGCTGGAGGTGGTGGCCTAG
- the pruA gene encoding L-glutamate gamma-semialdehyde dehydrogenase, translating into MSFAAFDGTRRVPVAANEPVRTYAPNSPETKNLKLRLDRMAAEQVEIPIVIGGRRIHTGDVGTVTMPCDHQHVLATYHKATPELVHEAIATSAAAYAEWSSWRWEDRAAVFLRAAELLTTTWRDTINASTMLGQAKTVHQAEIDAACEMIDFWRFNVQFAQDLYAEQPLSDHTMWNQLDYRPLEGFVYAVTPFNFTAIGGNLPSAPAMMGNVVLWKPSATALLSSWYTMQLLEEAGLPPGVINFIPGDAAMISDIALAHRDLAGVHFTGSTGVFNSMWKTIGSNMGTYKSYPRIVGETGGKDFIVVHPSADPQAVAVGIVRGAFEYQGQKCSAASRAYVPKSMWPDVKARCVAMMAEMKQGDVRDFSNFVAAVIDQKAFNRLKGYLDDAKTSATIVAGGGYDASKGWFIEPTIVETSDPKHRMLCEELFGPVITIHPYDDHAWRETLTLVDTTSPYALTGAIFSRDRGAVREAMSVLRQSAGNLYINDKPTGAVVGQQPFGGARGSGTNDKAGSKLNLMRWVSARNIKETFSSPLDWRYPFLG; encoded by the coding sequence ATGTCTTTTGCCGCCTTCGATGGCACGCGTCGCGTGCCGGTCGCCGCTAACGAGCCGGTGCGTACCTACGCGCCGAACTCGCCCGAAACGAAGAACCTGAAGCTCCGTCTCGACCGCATGGCGGCCGAGCAGGTGGAGATCCCCATCGTGATCGGCGGTCGCCGTATTCATACGGGCGACGTGGGCACGGTCACGATGCCGTGCGATCACCAGCATGTGCTGGCCACCTACCACAAGGCCACGCCGGAGCTGGTGCACGAAGCGATTGCGACGAGTGCGGCGGCGTACGCCGAGTGGTCGAGCTGGCGCTGGGAAGACCGGGCGGCGGTGTTCCTGCGCGCCGCCGAGTTGCTCACCACCACGTGGCGTGACACGATCAACGCGTCGACGATGCTGGGCCAGGCCAAGACGGTCCATCAGGCCGAGATCGACGCGGCCTGCGAGATGATCGACTTCTGGCGCTTCAACGTGCAGTTCGCGCAGGACCTGTACGCCGAACAGCCGTTGTCCGACCACACGATGTGGAACCAGCTCGACTACCGTCCGTTGGAAGGGTTCGTGTATGCGGTCACGCCGTTCAACTTCACGGCGATCGGCGGCAACTTGCCGAGCGCGCCGGCGATGATGGGCAACGTGGTGCTGTGGAAGCCGTCGGCGACGGCCCTGCTGTCGTCGTGGTATACGATGCAGCTGCTGGAAGAGGCGGGACTGCCGCCGGGCGTGATCAACTTCATCCCGGGCGACGCGGCGATGATTAGCGACATTGCCTTGGCGCATCGCGATCTGGCCGGCGTGCACTTCACCGGCTCGACCGGCGTGTTCAACAGCATGTGGAAGACGATCGGCTCGAACATGGGCACGTACAAGTCGTATCCGCGTATCGTGGGCGAGACGGGCGGCAAGGACTTCATCGTGGTGCACCCGAGCGCCGACCCGCAGGCGGTTGCCGTGGGCATCGTGCGCGGCGCGTTCGAGTACCAGGGCCAGAAGTGCTCGGCGGCCAGCCGCGCGTATGTACCGAAGTCGATGTGGCCCGACGTGAAGGCGCGCTGCGTGGCGATGATGGCAGAGATGAAGCAGGGCGACGTGCGCGACTTCTCGAACTTCGTAGCGGCCGTGATCGACCAGAAGGCGTTCAATCGCCTGAAGGGATACCTCGACGACGCGAAGACCTCGGCGACGATTGTGGCGGGCGGCGGCTACGACGCTTCGAAGGGCTGGTTCATCGAGCCGACGATCGTGGAGACGAGTGACCCGAAGCATCGCATGCTGTGCGAAGAGTTGTTCGGTCCGGTGATCACGATTCATCCGTACGACGACCACGCGTGGCGCGAAACGCTCACGCTGGTGGACACGACGTCTCCATATGCGCTGACCGGCGCGATCTTCTCGCGCGACCGCGGTGCCGTGCGTGAGGCGATGAGCGTGCTGCGGCAGAGCGCCGGCAATCTGTACATCAACGACAAGCCCACGGGTGCCGTGGTCGGTCAGCAGCCGTTCGGTGGCGCGCGTGGCTCGGGCACGAACGACAAGGCGGGATCGAAGCTCAACCTGATGCGCTGGGTGAGCGCGCGGAATATCAAGGAGACGTTTTCGAGTCCGTTGGATTGGCGGTATCCGTTCCTTGGGTAA
- a CDS encoding PhzF family phenazine biosynthesis protein, with product MRSLRYITCDVFTTEPFSGNQLAVVFGAEGLSTETLQSITREFNYAETTFVFAPEDPSHTRRVRIFTPELEVPFAGHPTIGTAHVLVASGEVPAVGNEMTLVLGENVGPVPVRITLENGVPVHAQLTTAQLPEERVEVTDLDALARVLSLSASDLVGGAHAPAGVSCGLPFQLIALTSVEAVERARLRTDAWEAVLKGTWAAWPMVFAMSRDGNAAQIAARETLLPAHVRGCDIRARVFVPGSTVPEDPATGSANACLAGYLATRTPRDGTLRWEVAQGVEMGRPSRLHIEAHKSGSVIDAVRVGGATVLVSEGTMSVR from the coding sequence ATGAGATCCCTCCGTTATATCACCTGCGACGTCTTCACCACCGAACCGTTCTCCGGCAACCAGTTGGCCGTGGTGTTCGGGGCGGAGGGGCTTTCCACCGAGACGCTGCAGTCGATCACGCGGGAGTTCAACTACGCGGAGACGACGTTCGTTTTCGCGCCGGAGGATCCGTCGCATACGCGGCGGGTGCGCATCTTCACGCCGGAACTCGAAGTGCCGTTCGCTGGGCATCCGACCATCGGCACGGCACACGTGCTGGTGGCTAGCGGTGAAGTGCCGGCGGTGGGGAATGAGATGACGCTGGTGCTGGGTGAGAACGTGGGCCCGGTTCCGGTGCGTATTACGCTCGAGAACGGGGTGCCGGTGCACGCACAGCTCACGACGGCGCAGTTGCCGGAGGAGCGCGTGGAGGTGACGGACCTCGACGCGTTGGCGCGTGTGCTGTCGCTGTCGGCGTCGGATCTGGTGGGCGGCGCGCATGCGCCCGCGGGTGTGAGTTGTGGTTTGCCGTTTCAGCTGATCGCGTTGACCAGCGTGGAGGCGGTGGAACGCGCGCGGCTGCGCACCGACGCCTGGGAAGCGGTGCTCAAGGGCACGTGGGCGGCGTGGCCGATGGTGTTCGCGATGTCGCGCGACGGCAATGCGGCGCAGATCGCGGCTCGAGAGACGTTGCTGCCGGCGCATGTGCGCGGCTGCGACATCCGGGCGCGGGTGTTCGTGCCCGGCTCTACGGTGCCGGAAGACCCGGCCACGGGTTCGGCGAACGCCTGCCTGGCGGGCTACCTCGCCACGCGCACGCCGCGCGACGGGACGCTGAGGTGGGAAGTCGCGCAGGGCGTAGAGATGGGTCGCCCCAGTCGGCTGCACATCGAGGCGCACAAGAGTGGCAGCGTGATCGACGCCGTGCGCGTCGGTGGTGCGACGGTACTGGTGAGCGAAGGAACGATGTCGGTGCGGTAG
- a CDS encoding deoxyribonuclease IV, giving the protein MSLLLGAHCIDTGGIPMAARRAGKGGMQSLQIFSAIPKFYNDKVGVKPDRLARYQEALAEAGIRPEHVIVHAAYVINCATPDEEKWNRAAAALAKEFERSTALGVAGVCFHPGAATDGDREAAIARVSEAMRRALKAVPSSHTRLLIENTAGAGTTVGRTPEEVGTMLAGIPAADRARTGYGLDTCHLFASGYPIATSRADLTRVLDEFEAATGEPPAFFHLNDSEGALGSNRDRHALIGQGLIGEDAFSWLLHDRRAKGVPLILETPQEHADIAEADDTPDPWDVRSIALLRTLATEPPRG; this is encoded by the coding sequence ATGTCGCTGCTGCTTGGCGCGCACTGCATCGACACCGGTGGCATCCCCATGGCGGCGCGTCGCGCTGGCAAGGGGGGCATGCAGTCCCTGCAGATCTTCAGTGCGATCCCGAAGTTCTACAACGACAAGGTCGGCGTGAAGCCCGATCGGCTCGCCCGATATCAGGAAGCGCTGGCCGAGGCCGGTATTCGTCCCGAACACGTCATCGTGCATGCGGCATACGTCATCAACTGCGCGACGCCCGATGAGGAAAAGTGGAATCGGGCCGCGGCGGCGCTGGCGAAGGAGTTCGAGCGCTCCACCGCGCTCGGCGTGGCGGGCGTCTGTTTCCATCCGGGTGCCGCCACCGACGGCGATCGCGAGGCGGCGATCGCGCGCGTGTCCGAAGCGATGCGTCGCGCGCTCAAAGCGGTACCGTCCAGTCACACCCGTTTGCTCATCGAGAACACCGCCGGAGCCGGTACGACCGTGGGGCGCACTCCGGAGGAAGTCGGTACGATGCTGGCCGGCATCCCGGCGGCCGATCGCGCACGCACCGGCTACGGACTCGACACCTGTCATTTGTTCGCGTCGGGATATCCGATCGCGACCTCACGCGCCGATCTCACCCGCGTGCTCGACGAGTTCGAAGCGGCCACTGGCGAGCCGCCGGCGTTCTTCCATCTCAATGACAGCGAAGGGGCCCTCGGCTCCAATCGCGACCGGCATGCCCTGATCGGCCAAGGACTCATTGGTGAGGACGCCTTCAGCTGGCTGTTGCATGATCGCCGCGCGAAAGGGGTGCCCCTCATCCTCGAGACGCCGCAGGAGCACGCCGATATCGCCGAGGCTGACGATACGCCGGATCCGTGGGATGTACGCTCCATCGCGCTCCTGCGTACGCTGGCGACGGAGCCGCCGCGCGGCTGA
- a CDS encoding GGDEF domain-containing protein codes for MNREAPRTDVANADILLWQTGYRLVLALVAGIIAVGLRSAGILTLSSVAYVTVGPDSADRVLGLVAATYVALVLGLRALVQRTRAAGRTLSTLMVVADLVVVFLLVFLLAEPSDYHRGLLLALFSLQLTHVYFGRAPALLMLAAIAAAFLLINDIAQRYSNDVSWPEALTTLGFFALGALLVIRVQSNLHARLGTLVSIFERAEEGDFTNSYDVAADNSPDAITTVGRAYNRMRTQLASIVQTDPLSGCYNRRGFEQQYRRELARAARAQTDVALIAIDLDFFKQVNDTYGHLVGDQVIAETGELLRANARTDDIVARTGGEEFMVLAPNTSAAGAQHLALRILEAFRRRTFGEPRAKVMVTVSVGVVSDTVPDDSIAEALRSRADEALYAAKRSGRNRVVLWSHGLDALRLGQTSGEFPPVSV; via the coding sequence ATGAACCGCGAAGCCCCCCGCACCGACGTTGCCAACGCCGATATCCTGCTCTGGCAGACCGGATATCGGCTCGTGCTCGCGCTTGTCGCCGGCATCATCGCGGTCGGCTTGCGCAGCGCCGGCATTCTCACGTTGTCGTCGGTGGCCTACGTCACGGTTGGTCCTGATTCGGCCGACCGCGTGCTGGGGTTGGTGGCGGCCACCTATGTCGCCCTTGTACTGGGCCTCCGGGCGCTGGTGCAGCGCACGCGCGCGGCGGGCCGCACGCTCTCCACGCTCATGGTCGTGGCCGACCTTGTAGTGGTGTTCCTGCTGGTGTTTCTCCTGGCCGAACCCAGCGACTACCATCGCGGCTTGCTGCTGGCGCTCTTCTCGCTGCAGCTCACGCACGTGTACTTCGGACGCGCACCGGCGTTGCTCATGCTGGCCGCGATCGCCGCGGCGTTTCTGCTCATCAACGACATCGCGCAGCGCTACAGCAACGATGTGTCGTGGCCAGAGGCGCTCACGACGCTGGGCTTTTTCGCGCTCGGCGCGCTGTTGGTCATCCGCGTGCAGAGCAACCTGCACGCGAGGCTCGGCACGCTGGTGTCCATCTTCGAGCGTGCCGAAGAAGGCGACTTCACCAACTCCTACGACGTGGCCGCCGACAACAGCCCCGACGCCATCACGACGGTGGGACGCGCCTACAACCGGATGCGCACCCAGCTGGCCAGCATCGTGCAGACCGACCCGCTCTCGGGATGCTACAACCGCCGTGGGTTCGAACAGCAGTACCGTCGCGAACTGGCGCGCGCGGCCCGCGCGCAAACCGACGTGGCGCTCATTGCAATCGATCTCGATTTTTTCAAACAGGTGAACGACACGTACGGTCACTTGGTCGGCGATCAGGTGATCGCCGAAACGGGCGAGTTGTTGCGCGCCAACGCACGGACGGACGACATCGTGGCCCGTACCGGTGGCGAGGAGTTCATGGTGCTGGCTCCGAACACGTCGGCCGCCGGCGCCCAGCATCTCGCGCTGCGCATCCTGGAGGCGTTCCGTCGTCGCACGTTCGGGGAGCCCAGGGCGAAGGTCATGGTGACGGTGAGCGTGGGTGTGGTGTCGGACACGGTGCCCGACGATTCGATTGCCGAAGCCCTGCGTTCGCGCGCGGACGAAGCGCTCTATGCCGCCAAGCGCAGTGGCCGGAACCGCGTGGTCCTCTGGTCGCACGGCCTCGACGCCCTGCGCCTGGGCCAGACCAGCGGCGAGTTTCCGCCGGTCAGCGTATAG